A DNA window from Drosophila sechellia strain sech25 chromosome X, ASM438219v1, whole genome shotgun sequence contains the following coding sequences:
- the LOC116801963 gene encoding atypical kinase COQ8B, mitochondrial yields MSRSAQEAAALLRGLRILLEACGREHLAHGRHLWSNSSIRELIAENVAHTQQLVRNSSQNPTEELKKLQQSLQETGERGYVVAKGICSLLETKIKMSREESGISEPEQASPIRKSTPTAQNPASWDAANLDISSITLQEFEEILSRRNKDRSVSLRTPATKSSQTMPKQATPTTPGIITQDTEYVNNVLRFVAGAKVEEQQADAQPKQKSDQPAIEVPELSKVAKQRKVPSSRIGRMASFGGLFAGLGLGTLNELTKGALGLGGSTSMREALLSPANAERIVDTLCKVRGAALKIGQILSIQDSSVVSPQLAKAFERVRQAADYMPDWQVERVMNTQLGADWRQRLKSFEDKPFAAASIGQVHRATLSDGMDVAIKIQYPGVAQSIESDIDNLVGMLKVWDVFPQGFFIDNVVRVAKRELQWEVDYDREAEYTEKFREMISPYSEYYVPRVIRDLTTSSVLTTELVPGVPLDKCFDLSYEHRRHIAASVLKLCLRELFEIECMQTDPNWSNFLYDAPSRRLMLIDFGSTRFYRHDFIRNYRQVIMSAAQNNRQGVLEMSRQMGFLTGYETKQMEQAHVDAVMILGEIFRYDGDFDFGRQNTTERLAALVPTMVAHRLCPPPEEIYSIHRKLSGIFLLCARLNVRMNCVPFYKDIVLGKFKD; encoded by the exons ATGTCGCGATCCGCACAAGAAGCTGCGGCGCTGCTGCGGGGACTGCGGATTTTGTTGGAGGCGTGTGGGCGCGAGCATCTCGCCCACGGTCGTCATCTTTGGAGCAATTCGAGCATTCGTGAGCTAATCGCCGAGAATGTGGCGCACACACAGCAGCTGGTAAGGAATTCCAGTCAAAATCCCACCGAGGAGCTGAAAAAACTGCAGCAATCTCTACAAGAAACCGGCGAAAGGGGCTACGTGGTGGCCAAAGGTATTTGCTCGCTGCTGGAGACGAAAATAAAGATGTCCCGCGAGGAATCGGGCATCTCTGAGCCTGAACAAGCCTCCCCAATCCGTAAATCCACACCCACGGCACAAAATCCAGCGAGTTGGGACGCCGCCAACTTGGATATATCGTCGATAACGCTGCAGGAGTTCGAGGAGATACTCTCGCGCAGGAACAAAGATCGTAGTGTTAGCCTGCGCACCCCGGCAACCAAGAGCAGCCAGACCATGCCCAAACAAGCCACGCCAACCACTCCGGGTATCATTACCCAGGACACGGAGTATGTGAACAATGTGCTGCGCTTTGTGGCGGGCGCCAAGGTGGAGGAGCAGCAAGCAGATGCGCAGCCGAAGCAGAAGTCCGACCAGCCGGCCATAGAAGTGCCCGAACTGAGCAAGGTGGCCAAGCAGCGCAAGGTTCCCTCCTCCCGCATTGGCAGAATGGCCTCCTTTGGCGGCCTGTTCGCCGGCCTGGGCCTGGGAACCCTCAACGAGCTGACCAAGGGTGCCCTCGGCCTGGGCGGTTCGACTAGCATGCGCGAGGCGCTGCTCAGTCCCGCCAATGCCGAACGCATCGTGGACACGCTGTGCAAGGTGAGAGGAGCTGCCCTAAAGATCGGACAAATCCTGAGCATACAAGATTCCAGCGTTGTGTCGCCGCAACTGGCCAAGGCGTTCGAGCGGGTGCGTCAGGCGGCGGACTATATGCCCGATTGGCAGGTCGAACGGGTGATGAACACCCAATTGGGCGCCGATTGGCGGCAGCGTCTCAAGAGTTTCGAGGACAAACCCTTTGCGGCTGCCTCCATTGGCCAGGTGCATCGGGCCACGCTGAGCGATGGCATGGATGTGGCCATTAAGATTCAATATCCCGGTGTCGCCCAGAGCATCGAGAGCGACATTGACAATCTGGTGGGCATGCTGAAGGTGTGGGATGTCTTTCCCCAGGGCTTCTTCATCGACAACGTGGTGCGCGTGGCCAAGCGCGAGTTGCAATGGGAGGTGGACTATGATCGCGAGGCGGAATACACGGAGAAGTTTCGCGAGATGATCTCACCCTATTCCGAGTACTATGTGCCGCGTGTGATCCGTGACCTGACCACGTCCAGCGTTCTGACCACCGAACTGGTGCCCGGCGTGCCGCTCGACAAATGTTTCGATCTGAG CTACGAGCATCGCCGCCACATAGCCGCATCCGTGCTGAAGCTCTGCCTGCGCGAGCTCTTCGAGATTGAGTGCATGCAGACGGATCCGAATTGGAGCAACTTCCTGTACGATGCGCCCAGTCGCCGGCTAATGCTGATCGACTTTGGTTCGACGCGCTTCTATCGGCACGACTTCATCCGCAACTATCGCCAGGTGATCATGAGCGCCGCCCAGAACAATCGTCAGGGCGTACTGGAGATGTCGCGCCAAATGGGCTTCCTTACCGGCTACGAGACGAAGCAAATGGAGCAGGCGCACGTGGATGCGGTGATGATATTGGGCGAGATCTTTCGCTACGACGGTGATTTCGATTTCGGCAGACAGAATACCACGGAAAGATTGGCGGCCCTGGTGCCCACAATGGTGGCGCATCGATTGTGTCCGCCGCCCGAGGAGATTTACTCCATTCATCGCAAGCTATCGGGCATTTTCCTGCTGTGCGCGCGTCTGAATGTGCGCATGAACTGCGTGCCCTTCTACAAGGACATCGTGCTGGGGAAGTTCAAGGATTAG
- the LOC116801964 gene encoding FAD synthase isoform X2, which yields MNECRRNITNITANNSILCATSISKKHLFLDKRSMSDRSEDSKDVATGQAITNPMEPTAEDRLAIEERQNKAFAFFTQTLQIYGVEELIFCFNGGKDCTVLLDLLMRYLRQENISSGDIPMLYIKSGDSFPEIDEFVERCVRNYRVQLVQYEGTLKEALTHMSADLPRIRAVFVGSRNTDPYCQHLAPMQPTDNDWPPMMRLNPLLEWSYHDVWHYIHLNSVPYCSLYDRGYTSIGNRSNTVPNPQLRRTDAECVCGANSDAVCSCVSGGYRPAWELQDATMERAGRLPRK from the exons ATGAACGAATGCCGGAGGAACATCACAAACATCACAGCGAACAACAGCATTCTATGCGCAACGAGCATTAGCAAAAAGCATTTGTTTCTGGACAAGCGGAGCATGTCGGATCGTTCGGAGGACTCCAAGGATGTGGCAACGGGTCAGGCCATAACAAATCCAATGGAACCAACCGCCGAGGATCGACTGGCCATTGAGGAGCGCCAGAATAAGGCGTTCGCCTTCTTCACCCAAACCCTGCAAATCTACGGCGTGGAGGAGTTAATCTTCTGTTTCAACGGCGGCAAGGATTGCACCGTGCTGCTCGATCTCCTCATGCGTTACCTGCGCCAGGAGAACATCTCCAGCGGCGACATTCCCATGCTGTACATCAAATCCGGCGATTCCTTTCCGGAAATCGACGAGTTCGTCGAGCGCTGCGTGCGCAACTACCGCGTCCAGCTGGTCCAGTACGAGGGTACGCTCAAGGAGGCGCTCACCCACATGTCGGCGGACTTGCCGCGGATCAGGGCCGTCTTCGTGGGCAGCCGCAACACGGATCCCTACTGCCAGCATCTGGCGCCCATGCAG CCCACGGACAACGACTGGCCGCCGATGATGCGTCTGAATCCGCTGCTGGAGTGGAGCTACCACGACGTCTGGCACTACATCCACCTGAACTCGGTGCCCTATTGCAGCCTGTACGATCGGGGCTACACCTCGATCGGCAATCGTTCGAACACAGTGCCCAATCCGCAGCTCCGACGCACCGATGCCGAGTGCGTATGTGGTGCTAACTCCGATGCCGTCTGCTCCTGCGTTTCGGGTGGCTATCGGCCCGCCTGGGAGCTCCAGGATGCCACCATGGAGCGTGCTGGTCGCCTGCCCAGGAAGTAG
- the LOC116801964 gene encoding FAD synthase isoform X1 encodes MSHWRVTSSFLLARLRPRLPQTVRPLSTMNECRRNITNITANNSILCATSISKKHLFLDKRSMSDRSEDSKDVATGQAITNPMEPTAEDRLAIEERQNKAFAFFTQTLQIYGVEELIFCFNGGKDCTVLLDLLMRYLRQENISSGDIPMLYIKSGDSFPEIDEFVERCVRNYRVQLVQYEGTLKEALTHMSADLPRIRAVFVGSRNTDPYCQHLAPMQPTDNDWPPMMRLNPLLEWSYHDVWHYIHLNSVPYCSLYDRGYTSIGNRSNTVPNPQLRRTDAECVCGANSDAVCSCVSGGYRPAWELQDATMERAGRLPRK; translated from the exons ATGAGCCATTGG CGTGTGACGTCATCGTTTTTGCTAGCCAGGCTACGGCCACGTCTCCCACAAACAGTACGCCCACTGAGCACCATGAACGAATGCCGGAGGAACATCACAAACATCACAGCGAACAACAGCATTCTATGCGCAACGAGCATTAGCAAAAAGCATTTGTTTCTGGACAAGCGGAGCATGTCGGATCGTTCGGAGGACTCCAAGGATGTGGCAACGGGTCAGGCCATAACAAATCCAATGGAACCAACCGCCGAGGATCGACTGGCCATTGAGGAGCGCCAGAATAAGGCGTTCGCCTTCTTCACCCAAACCCTGCAAATCTACGGCGTGGAGGAGTTAATCTTCTGTTTCAACGGCGGCAAGGATTGCACCGTGCTGCTCGATCTCCTCATGCGTTACCTGCGCCAGGAGAACATCTCCAGCGGCGACATTCCCATGCTGTACATCAAATCCGGCGATTCCTTTCCGGAAATCGACGAGTTCGTCGAGCGCTGCGTGCGCAACTACCGCGTCCAGCTGGTCCAGTACGAGGGTACGCTCAAGGAGGCGCTCACCCACATGTCGGCGGACTTGCCGCGGATCAGGGCCGTCTTCGTGGGCAGCCGCAACACGGATCCCTACTGCCAGCATCTGGCGCCCATGCAG CCCACGGACAACGACTGGCCGCCGATGATGCGTCTGAATCCGCTGCTGGAGTGGAGCTACCACGACGTCTGGCACTACATCCACCTGAACTCGGTGCCCTATTGCAGCCTGTACGATCGGGGCTACACCTCGATCGGCAATCGTTCGAACACAGTGCCCAATCCGCAGCTCCGACGCACCGATGCCGAGTGCGTATGTGGTGCTAACTCCGATGCCGTCTGCTCCTGCGTTTCGGGTGGCTATCGGCCCGCCTGGGAGCTCCAGGATGCCACCATGGAGCGTGCTGGTCGCCTGCCCAGGAAGTAG